In the genome of Hymenobacter cellulosivorans, one region contains:
- a CDS encoding YjjG family noncanonical pyrimidine nucleotidase: MPISAPAKQYRHLFFDLDHTLWDFEKNAEETLRTLFDHHNLGRFGSFTVEEFISRYRDVNHALWRLYQGNKISQQQLRSVRFVRTLTKLGVDEADVPFNISQQFTDILPQKSAVFPFTHEVLDYLHGKYTLHLITNGFKDIQHIKLTSSKLTDYFQEVITSECSGFLKPDARMFRHALERTGAIAAESLMIGDNLECDVLGAYNAGIDQVYFNPDKRRHFASTTYEISCLSELREFL, encoded by the coding sequence GTGCCCATCTCCGCCCCTGCCAAGCAATATCGCCACCTGTTCTTCGACCTCGACCATACCCTGTGGGACTTCGAGAAGAATGCCGAAGAGACCTTGCGCACCCTCTTCGACCACCACAACCTGGGCCGCTTCGGCTCGTTCACCGTCGAGGAGTTCATCAGCCGGTACCGCGACGTAAACCACGCCCTGTGGCGGCTCTACCAGGGCAACAAGATCAGTCAGCAGCAGCTGCGCAGCGTCCGGTTTGTGCGCACGCTCACCAAGCTCGGGGTCGACGAGGCTGATGTACCCTTCAACATCAGCCAGCAGTTCACCGACATCCTACCGCAGAAGTCGGCCGTGTTTCCCTTCACTCACGAGGTGCTCGACTACCTGCACGGCAAGTACACGCTGCACCTGATTACCAACGGCTTCAAGGACATCCAGCATATCAAGCTCACTTCCTCTAAGCTGACTGACTACTTTCAGGAAGTTATTACCTCCGAGTGCAGCGGCTTTCTAAAGCCCGATGCCCGCATGTTCCGCCACGCGCTGGAGCGCACCGGGGCCATCGCCGCCGAAAGCCTGATGATAGGCGACAATCTGGAGTGCGACGTGCTGGGTGCCTATAATGCCGGCATCGACCAGGTATACTTCAACCCCGACAAGCGGCGCCACTTTGCCAGCACGACCTACGAAATCAGCTGCCTGAGCGAGCTACGCGAGTTTCTATAA
- a CDS encoding ArsR/SmtB family transcription factor — MRLKHFSVAFGQQLFKAFGDDSRVRILHLLWRNQEMCISDLEQVLDFTQTKTSRQLLYLKNAGLVNFRRLDNWAFYFIKDEVTDLVVQLLALMEKDAQLTHDQQIYQTLWSNRELAAYKLQNRRWTGMP; from the coding sequence ATGCGCCTAAAACACTTCAGCGTTGCATTCGGTCAACAACTATTCAAAGCTTTTGGTGACGATTCGCGGGTACGCATCCTGCATTTGCTGTGGCGCAACCAGGAAATGTGCATTTCTGACCTGGAACAGGTGCTCGACTTCACCCAAACCAAGACCTCCCGGCAATTATTATATCTGAAAAATGCGGGTTTGGTGAATTTTCGGCGGCTCGACAACTGGGCTTTCTACTTTATCAAGGACGAAGTAACCGATTTGGTGGTCCAGCTGTTGGCCTTAATGGAAAAGGACGCCCAGCTCACCCACGACCAGCAGATTTACCAGACGCTGTGGTCGAACCGGGAGCTGGCCGCGTACAAGCTCCAAAACCGCCGCTGGACCGGCATGCCCTAA
- a CDS encoding carboxypeptidase-like regulatory domain-containing protein: MSGSVRIPSSWLVLVLVIFALLGLSPTRAQAQGQRRVVQFTGIIATGDSLLGVPGATVFVPKAGRGTATNAYGYFSLPVLTGDSIVIRSLGYRNQTVVIPPDYQRQSYSVIVQLKEDATILPEVRIFPYATEKEFKRAFLALKLPKERGSAMADNLNEQVLRRIFNNAPVTSMGNYRQTMQSQQNDQARRMGTAPTPQTNNPLLNPFSWLQLINQIKQGEFKKKEGVDY, from the coding sequence ATGTCTGGTAGTGTTCGAATTCCTTCTTCGTGGCTGGTTTTGGTGCTGGTCATCTTCGCCCTGCTTGGGTTGAGCCCCACTAGGGCCCAGGCCCAGGGGCAGCGCCGCGTGGTGCAGTTTACCGGTATCATTGCCACCGGCGACTCGCTGCTGGGCGTGCCCGGGGCCACCGTATTTGTGCCCAAAGCCGGCCGCGGCACGGCCACCAACGCCTACGGCTACTTCTCCTTGCCCGTGCTCACCGGCGACAGTATCGTGATTCGCTCCCTGGGTTACCGCAACCAGACGGTGGTCATTCCGCCCGACTACCAGCGCCAGAGCTACTCGGTGATTGTGCAGCTCAAGGAAGACGCCACGATTCTGCCTGAGGTGCGCATCTTCCCCTATGCCACCGAAAAGGAGTTTAAGCGCGCTTTTCTGGCCCTGAAGCTGCCCAAGGAGCGGGGCTCGGCCATGGCCGACAACCTCAACGAGCAGGTGTTGCGCCGCATCTTTAACAACGCACCGGTCACCAGCATGGGCAACTACCGCCAGACCATGCAGAGCCAGCAAAACGACCAAGCCCGGCGCATGGGCACCGCGCCCACGCCCCAAACCAACAACCCGCTGCTGAACCCCTTCAGCTGGCTGCAGCTCATCAACCAGATCAAGCAGGGCGAATTCAAGAAAAAGGAAGGCGTCGATTATTAA
- a CDS encoding (2Fe-2S) ferredoxin domain-containing protein, giving the protein MTLAYHLFVCNNQKDEIGKDVARALKIEIKKQGLKSLLLGGVKRKTRVQTCNCLDVCKNCKKGPGAAVIIYPEGTLYGDVRPKDAADIVQNHLLDGRVVKRLLLD; this is encoded by the coding sequence ATGACGCTGGCTTACCACCTGTTTGTGTGCAACAACCAAAAAGACGAAATCGGCAAGGACGTGGCCCGTGCCCTCAAGATTGAAATCAAGAAGCAGGGGCTGAAAAGTCTGCTTCTGGGCGGCGTGAAGCGCAAAACCAGGGTCCAGACCTGCAACTGCCTCGACGTGTGTAAGAACTGCAAAAAAGGCCCCGGCGCGGCCGTCATCATCTACCCCGAAGGCACGCTCTACGGCGACGTCAGGCCCAAGGATGCGGCCGACATCGTGCAGAATCATTTGCTCGACGGCCGGGTTGTAAAAAGACTGTTGCTCGACTAA
- a CDS encoding lanthionine synthetase LanC family protein, translating to MNSKMGKPSLSSVHKDKDGLITGWRDIHTIVANKSSHGGNVSERLGYAAYYYAVYRVFGQEQDAIRAKELLSQLLILLAPSVAGILSPSQLNNLVVLAWLHAEMVQHAVLSTENSDQLAEWDVRLLTEATVLIENASHNRADLLRIVRYFYLRLPQQLQAGQWEQVTGLVERMLAEKALGFPGATKPGAPATRLGLADGLAGELLLLVQLAERGTLRASLIEQVRQGILYILSAKREVDFSEKKYAIFPAEIGHDQEDDATFSNELSWRAGDLGQALLFYKGYELLQDAELVRLAELVGLNTLLRTDVRSTGVTTAEFGTGAAGVAHLYRKLYQLTGHEAYRKGYSYWLTQTRSWLSHELHTDFYLHREHDLRQGLVGVGLVLLSAISEQELNWDRALL from the coding sequence ATGAATAGTAAGATGGGCAAGCCTTCTTTATCATCGGTGCACAAGGACAAGGACGGCCTGATAACTGGCTGGCGCGATATCCATACAATAGTGGCCAATAAAAGCAGCCACGGCGGCAATGTTTCCGAGCGGCTGGGGTATGCCGCTTATTACTATGCTGTATATCGGGTGTTTGGTCAGGAGCAGGATGCCATTCGGGCCAAGGAGCTGCTGAGCCAGCTGCTGATACTGCTGGCGCCCAGCGTGGCCGGCATATTGTCGCCCTCGCAGCTGAATAACTTGGTGGTGCTGGCCTGGCTGCATGCCGAAATGGTGCAGCACGCCGTACTCAGCACCGAAAACTCCGACCAGCTGGCTGAGTGGGACGTACGCCTGCTCACTGAAGCTACCGTTCTGATTGAAAATGCCAGCCACAACCGGGCCGACTTGCTGCGCATTGTGCGCTACTTCTACTTGCGCCTGCCCCAGCAGCTACAAGCCGGGCAGTGGGAGCAAGTGACGGGCCTTGTGGAGCGGATGCTGGCCGAAAAGGCTCTGGGCTTCCCGGGTGCCACCAAGCCCGGGGCCCCCGCTACGCGCCTGGGCCTGGCCGATGGGCTGGCGGGCGAGCTGCTGCTGCTCGTGCAGCTGGCCGAGCGCGGCACCTTGCGCGCGAGCCTCATAGAGCAGGTGCGGCAGGGCATTCTCTATATCCTGTCGGCCAAGCGGGAGGTCGATTTTTCGGAGAAGAAGTACGCCATCTTTCCCGCCGAAATTGGCCATGACCAGGAAGACGATGCCACCTTCAGCAACGAGCTAAGCTGGCGGGCCGGCGACCTGGGCCAGGCGCTGCTGTTCTACAAGGGATACGAGCTGCTGCAAGATGCCGAGCTGGTGCGCCTGGCCGAGCTAGTGGGCCTTAATACGCTGTTGCGCACCGACGTGCGCTCCACCGGCGTTACCACCGCCGAGTTTGGTACCGGGGCGGCCGGCGTGGCCCACCTGTACCGCAAGCTCTACCAGCTTACTGGGCACGAGGCCTACCGCAAGGGCTATAGCTACTGGCTCACCCAAACCCGCAGCTGGCTGAGCCACGAGCTGCACACGGATTTTTACCTGCACCGGGAGCACGACCTGCGCCAGGGCTTGGTCGGAGTTGGGTTGGTGCTGCTTTCGGCCATCAGTGAGCAGGAACTCAACTGGGACCGAGCGCTGCTGTAA